ATCAGAAGTTCAAGGTGAAGGATTTAGGTGAGTTAAGATATTTTCTGGGGATTGAAGTTTTGAGGTCTCAGAAGGGAATTCTTCTTAATCAGAGGAAATACACTTTAGAACTCATTTCATAGATGGGCTTAAGTGGAGCTAAACCTGCTGTTATACCTCTAGAACTCAATCAGAAGCTGACTTCTCTTGAGTATGATAAGGGGATTGGTAGTCAAGGACTTAACCCTTTGATAGATGCCACAAGTTACCAGAAATTTATCAGAAAACTCTTATATCTTACAGTTACTAGACCAGACATTAGCTATGCAGTACAAGTCTTATGTCAATTTATGCAAACTACCAAAAGATCTCACAAGGATAATGCTACTCGTGTGGCGAAATACCTGAAACAGGAGCCAGGTATGTGAGTGATCATGAGAAGACAACAAACTGATGTCTTGGTTGGATTATGTGACTCAGACTGGGCAGCATGCCCAATGAGTAGAAGATCAGTCAGTGGCTACCTTGTTAAGTTGGAGATTCTTTAATTTCTTGGAGGTCGAAGAAGCAACACACAGTCTCTCGAAGCAGTGCTGAAGCTGAATACAAGAGTATAACATCTGCAGTAGCTGAGATAGTGTGGTTGAGAGGACTGTTTGCATAACTAGGGACCCCAATCCATC
This genomic stretch from Nicotiana sylvestris chromosome 9, ASM39365v2, whole genome shotgun sequence harbors:
- the LOC138877649 gene encoding uncharacterized mitochondrial protein AtMg00810-like, translated to MGLSGAKPAVIPLELNQKLTSLEYDKGIGSQGLNPLIDATSYQKFIRKLLYLTVTRPDISYAVQVLCQFMQTTKRSHKDNATRVAKYLKQEPDWAACPMSRRSVSGYLVKLEIL